From Cytophagales bacterium, the proteins below share one genomic window:
- a CDS encoding extensin family protein gives MLSRHAIGLAMDVFEVRLDDGRVAVVKRDYGDVAELAAVERVFADSASFRNPLTPGQRPEEDDDHFHLEARGLPLRRDAR, from the coding sequence GGCTGGCGATGGACGTGTTCGAGGTGCGGCTGGACGATGGCCGGGTCGCGGTGGTGAAACGGGACTACGGCGACGTAGCCGAGTTGGCCGCAGTCGAGCGGGTGTTTGCGGACAGTGCGTCGTTCCGCAATCCGCTCACCCCCGGGCAGCGACCCGAAGAGGACGACGACCACTTCCACCTGGAAGCTCGTGGCCTGCCGCTTCGACGAGACGCGCGCTGA